In the genome of Nonlabens sp. MB-3u-79, one region contains:
- a CDS encoding FecR family protein, with protein sequence MEKEYLLKKWLNNDLSESEAMAFQAMEGSELYKEIIEEAQRFNGTTQEKVDDFELLKSKLKDKEKKPVRWMNVAARIAAVFILGIGIFTYLDRDQINNFATISGQKQSITLPDNSVVTLNESSELFYKASQWEDKRILNLKGEAYFDVEKGKRFDVITDQGTVSVLGTEFNVLSREGVFKVSCYEGLVQVAYNSSLVQVPAGTEFTLGSGNLLKSDVLLSQPTWLTNMSVFENAAFKNVMLELENQYQVKIQFPKDTNRIFTGAFEHDDLENALRSITQPLDMTYIILNDKEIMISNGQN encoded by the coding sequence ATGGAAAAAGAATATTTACTTAAAAAATGGTTAAACAATGACCTATCTGAGTCAGAGGCTATGGCTTTTCAGGCTATGGAAGGCTCTGAATTATATAAAGAAATAATTGAGGAAGCACAACGATTCAATGGAACTACTCAGGAAAAAGTTGATGACTTTGAATTGCTCAAGAGCAAATTAAAGGATAAAGAGAAAAAACCTGTCCGATGGATGAACGTGGCTGCAAGAATAGCAGCTGTTTTTATACTTGGTATTGGAATTTTCACCTATTTAGATCGAGATCAAATCAACAATTTTGCAACTATTTCTGGACAAAAGCAATCAATTACTCTTCCTGATAACTCTGTAGTCACCTTAAATGAAAGCTCTGAGCTTTTTTATAAAGCCTCACAATGGGAGGATAAAAGGATATTGAACCTAAAAGGAGAAGCCTATTTTGACGTAGAAAAAGGAAAACGTTTTGATGTTATCACCGATCAAGGAACCGTAAGTGTTTTAGGTACCGAGTTTAATGTGTTGTCTAGAGAAGGTGTTTTTAAAGTTTCTTGTTATGAAGGCTTGGTACAAGTAGCTTATAACAGTAGTCTGGTCCAAGTTCCAGCAGGTACAGAATTCACCCTAGGATCTGGCAACCTTTTAAAAAGTGATGTGTTGTTATCACAACCCACTTGGTTGACCAATATGAGTGTTTTTGAAAATGCCGCATTTAAAAATGTGATGCTAGAATTAGAAAATCAGTACCAAGTGAAAATTCAGTTTCCAAAGGACACGAATAGGATTTTTACAGGAGCTTTTGAACATGACGACTTGGAAAATGCATTAAGATCTATAACGCAACCACTTGATATGACTTATATCATCTTAAATGATAAGGAGATAATGATCAGTAATGGACAAAACTAG
- a CDS encoding RNA polymerase sigma factor: MSQSLHKNICDKIYFSKLYEKYAQSLSNILLYKYGSLLNPTDKVQEAFIKLWENCSKIAPEAVKSYLYTTSTNMMLNEVKHQKVVLNYQKVKPKDYTNETPEFILRKKEFLVKLEGALSDLKEEERVAFLLSKVDGKTHNEIAEMLGVTKKVVEHRIYAALKKLKSQIEELNQK, translated from the coding sequence TTGTCCCAGTCACTACATAAAAACATTTGCGATAAAATATACTTTTCAAAACTATATGAAAAGTACGCCCAAAGTTTGAGTAATATTTTACTTTATAAATATGGATCTTTATTAAACCCTACAGATAAAGTGCAAGAGGCGTTTATAAAGCTTTGGGAAAATTGTTCTAAAATAGCCCCAGAAGCAGTAAAGTCGTATCTCTATACCACTTCTACAAATATGATGTTAAATGAAGTAAAACATCAAAAAGTAGTGCTCAACTATCAAAAGGTAAAACCTAAGGACTATACCAACGAAACGCCTGAATTTATTTTGCGTAAAAAGGAATTTTTAGTAAAGCTCGAAGGTGCATTATCTGATTTGAAAGAAGAGGAAAGAGTTGCTTTTTTACTCAGCAAGGTAGATGGTAAGACACATAACGAAATAGCAGAAATGTTAGGCGTTACCAAAAAGGTGGTGGAACACCGAATATATGCCGCACTAAAAAAGTTAAAAAGCCAAATAGAAGAATTGAATCAAAAATAA